The DNA sequence ACGGCGCAAATATTGGAGAAGTGTTGCTATATGGCTTTATTATTGCCATTCCAACTGTAATCATTGCTGGTCCGTTATTTACAAAGCTTGCGAGAAAGCTCGTTCCGGACTCGTTTACAAGAGTTGGCAATATCGCTTCACTTGGTGAACAAAAAACGTTCAAAATTGAGGATACTCCTGGATTTGGAATCAGTGTCTTCACTGCAATGTTGCCAGTCATCCTTATGGCAATCGCAACAATTATCTCATTGATGCAGAAAACTATGAATTTCCACGAAGGGCATTTTATCAAAATAGTAGAATTCATCGGTGATGCTTCAACAGCAATGATCATATCCCTGCTCGTCGCGGTGTATACAATGGGTATCAGAAGAAACATCCCAATGCAAAATATTATGGATTCATGCTCGACAGCAATTGCCAACATCGGCATGATGCTTCTAATCATCGGTGGAGGCGGCGCGTTCAAGCAAGTATTGATTGATGGCGGTGTCGGCGATTATGTCGCCAAACTGTTTGAAGGAAGCTCGATGTCACCAATACTGCTTGCCTGGCTCATCGCAGCGATCCTGCGTATCTCACTCGGTTCTGCGACGGTAGCAGCTCTCACGACAGCTGGCCTTGTCATCCCGCTTCTCGGGCAAACGGATGTGAATCTCGCTCTCGTCGTTCTGGCAACAGGAGCCGGCAGCTTGATCGCATCACACGTAAACGATGCTGGTTTCTGGATGTTCAAAGAATACTTCAATCTCAGTATGAAAGAGACGTTCGCTACATGGACATTGCTGGAGACGATCATTTCCGTCTGCGGGCTCGTATTCGTCCTGTTCATCAGCCTGTTCGTCTAAGTTTTTTATAAGAAGGAGATGAAAACATGCCGAATACAATCGGTGTAATTGGACTCGGTGTCATGGGAAGCAATATTGCACTTAACATGGCTTCTAAAGGCGAGAAAGTCGCGGTTTACAACTATACGCGAGACCTGACAGACAAGCTTATGAACCAAGCCGGTGAAGCTGCACTCGAACCTTATTATGATGTGGAAAGGTTCGTCCAGTCTCTTGAAAAGCCGCGTAAAGTCTTCCTCATGGTAACAGCTGGTGCTCCGATTGATTCTGTAATCGAGTCGCTCACACCATATCTGGAATCTGGTGATATTATCATGGATGGCGGCAACTCTCATTATGAAGATACAGAGCGTCGGTACAATGACCTTCAGACAAAAGGAATCGGCTATCTAGGCATTGGTGTTTCCGGCGGTGCTGAAGGTGCCTTGCACGGGCCCGCCATCATGCCGGGTGGAGACAAGGAAGATTATGAAAAAGCCGCTCCTATTCTAACGAAAATTGCAGCCCAAGTCGACGGCATACCTTGCTGTACGTACATCGGTCCTGAAGGCTCCGGCCACTTTGTCAAAATGGTTCATAACGGAATTGAATACGCTGATATGCAGCTTATCGCTGAAGCCTATACGTTCCTTCGTCAAAGACTTTCACTTCCGGTTGAGGAGATTGCTAATATCTTTGGAACTTGGAACGAAGGCGAGCTGCAGAGCTATCTAATTGAGATCACAGAGAACATTCTGCGCAAGAAAGATGAAGAAACCGGCAAACCGCTAATCGACTTCATTCTGGACAAAGCTGGACAGAAAGGTACCGGCAAATGGACAAGCCTCCAGGCAATCGATAATGGCATTGCCAACTCGATCATTACTGAGGCCCTATTCGCCCGCTACATTTCTGCTTTAAAAGATCAACGGGTAAAAGCCTCTTCCATCTTGAACGGACCTGATAGCGCTGTAGAGCCACTCGATAAGAAGGCGTGGATTGAATACGTACGCCAGGCACTCTACATGGGTAAAATCTGCGCCTATGCACAAGGATTCACTCAGTACAAAGCGACATCGGAGCTTCATAACTGGAATCTTCCACTCAAGGAAATTGCTCTTATTTTCCGTGGCGGCTGCATTATCCGTGCTCAGTTCCTGAATACGATCAGTGCGATTTACGAAGAGAATCCTAACCTTGATAATCTACTGATTGCCCCGTACTTTGCGGAGAAAACACGAGAATATCAAAAAGGTTTGCGCGAAGTAGTCTGTGAAGCAGTCCAGACGGGAATCCCATTCCCATCATTAAGCACAGCGCTCACTTATTACGACAGTTATCGTACAGCCAATTCAAGTGCAAGCTTACTGCAAGCACAGCGCGATTACTTTGGTGCTCACACATACGAACGGAATGACCGTGAAGGCGTGTTCCATACAGACTGGTAAAATGAAAAAGGCCCGGGAGGCAGAGTAATCACTGCATCCTGGGCCTTTTCATATTATAATCCTAGTATGTTCTGAATTCGCTTTCATCGAAAGAGGTGAAAATCATGCATACAAAGAAGTACCTGATTCTTCTCGTTCCTACAGTGCTGATTGGCTTGGTATTGCTATTCTTTCTTCCAGAGAGTCAACGTTCATATGTCCTGTTTGTCCCTTTAATATTCTGGATTGTGTATTATGCCTGGATTTATGTCGAGAAAAGGAAACATTGAAATAGATAACATTGTATCGTTTGAGTGGTTATACGAGAAATGCAATCTCTAGCAGAATTTATAAATGATGATGTGATGGATGGTAATTAAAAAACACTTACATCACATCTATTTTTTCTGCTATAGTTATACAGACCAGTCGGTATGGAAAGGAGAATACAGTATTGGATACGAAAGCGCTACTCATTGAAGAGGCAAAAAATCTCTTTCAGCAAAAGGGTTATAAAGGTGTCGGACTCAATGAGATATTAAAAGAATGCGAAATTACGAAAGGGGCACTTTACCATCACTTTCCTAATGGTAAAGAGGAACTGCTAATCTCTTGTTTGCAATCCATGCAAGAGGAGATCACGACAGATATTGATATGATTTTTCAACAGCACTCTTCTACGCTCACCGCAACAAAGACCTTAGTGGATAAGCTAACAGCCGAACTCGATTCAGGGAACAAAATTGCAGGCTATACTTTTAGCAGTATTGTCAGTGAGATCAGCTCTTTAAGCGAGCCTGTACGTAATGCATGCACTGCACTTTATGAAGAGATTCAAAAAATCTATTTTAAAAAACTGCTGAATGACGGTTATCCGGAAGAAGAAGCAGCATCTTTGTCACTTTTCATGACAGTTTCTATCGAAGGTGCAATGACATTATGTCTCGCTAAAGATTCAACATTACCACTCAGCAATATCAACGCTATTTTACCCAGACTATTAAAGGACTGATACAAAACGTGACTAGACAATTCAAAACTGGCCCGATTATGACCGCGCTTCTCATAGCTGGGTTTGTCGGACTTTTCAGTGAAACAGCTCTTAACATTGCCCTTGGTAAACTAGGGAATATTTTTAATGTCAGCCCAACAACAATACAATGGCTCGCTACTGGCTACTTTCTTACGCTTGGAATACTTGTGCCCGTAACTGGTATACTCATGAAGAAATTTACAACCCGTCAGATGTTCCTGACTTCCCTTATCCTATCTATTATTGGTACAACACTTGCAGCGCTCGCTCCAGCATTCGGTATTTTGCTTGCTGCCCGAGTCATCCAGGCAGCTGGACTCGCAATCGTTCTACCTCTCACACAAAATGTTATCTTCACCATCTTCCCGCCAGAGAAGCGAGGTGGCGCAATGGGAATTATGGGACTCGTCATCCTGGCAGGTCCTGCATTCGGCCCTACTCTGGCAGGCCTTATACTCGACACCATGTCTTGGCACTGGATTTTCTGGACCACAATGCCTTTCCTGCTTTTCTCGCTAGTATTCGGTTCTTTCTTCATTCCGAATGTCAATGAAACGAGAGATATCTCCATTGATTTCCTTTCCGTTGCATTGTCAACAATCGGTTTCGGCAGTGTTGTTTTCGGATTCAGTAGTGGCGGTGAAAGAGGCTGGACTGATCCCTTTGTTATCACCTCCATTATCGTAGGTATCCTCGGGCTCGTTCTATTCGCAATCCGCCAAAAAATGATGGAGTCTCCTATACTGAACTTGCATGCTTTCCGGTTCAAGCAATTTTCCCTTGGGCTAACCATGAATATCATTACATTCCTGAGCATGCTCTCGATGCTAGTCCTTTTGCCAATGTTCATGCAGCTGTCACTCAAAGTATCGCCATTCGTAACGGGCCTAACTCTGCTCCCCGGCAGTATATTGTCCTGCTTGCTTGCACCTGTTATTGGGAAAATGTTTGATAAATATGGACCCCGTGTCCTTATTACACCAGGTACAATTCTAGTCGTCGTCGGGTATGTCCTCTATTCTCAATATGGCACTGGCACCGCAATCTGGATGATAGTCATGACTCATATCATTATGAATATTGGCATTGGTATGGTCCTGCCATCAGTGCAAACGAACACTTTGAATGCCTTGCCAAAACAGTACTATCCGGACGGTATTGCCATCACACAAACTTCTCAGCAAGTCTCTGGTGCAGTCGGTATTGCCGTCATGGTCTCCATCTTTGCTTCCCAGCAAGCCTCCTCTCTTTCTAATGGGGCATCGCTTTCGGTAGCAACAGCTGATGGCGTTGCATTCGCATTTGCACTCAGTCTCGGTTTGTCCATTTTGAATATCGTGCTTTCACTATTTTTGAGAGATACACAGCAAACTGTCCAAACGGAAAAACGAGCAGGATGAAAAAACCCTGTACCAGATCGACTCAGAATCGCTCAGGTACAGGGGTTTTTTCTATATTCTTATTCATCTCTTCAGCAGGGTCATAATGCCAAATGGTATTATCGACAGCTAGAAAAACAGCATTTCTTCCGCCAGCCTTTACAGCATACAATGCCTGGTCTGCCTTTCGTAGAAGCTCCTTCATTGTAGAAGTTTGCCCATCCAACGCAGCGACTCCAAAGCTTGCTGTAAGTCTGATGATTAAGTCATCCATCTCGAGTGGACTGCTTTCGATTGCTTTACGAAGCAATTCCGCATACTTGGAGGCCTCTTCCAAATCCGTTCCCGGCAGGCTGACAACAAACTCTTCTCCTCCATATCGCCCGAAAATCATATCCGGCGTAAGCTCAGAACGTATCGTTTCTACAATATGGATCAGTGCTTCGTCTCCCTTTTCATGTCCATACGTGTCATTAATATCCTTGAAATGATCGATATCGAACAGAATGCAAGAAAAATTCCCGCCATTTTCCTTAATAAGGTTAAGCTGTGTCTCACTCTTCTTCAACAGATATGCACGATTGGAGATGTTCGTGAGCACATCCGTATAGGCTAGTCTCTTTAACTCCTCTTCCATCAGCTTCTGTGTTGTGATATCACGCATTGTAATTGTCTTGCCGACATAGTGCTTATTTTGAAAAAGCGGCACGATGAGTACCTGGAAGTATTTACTAACAATCTGCTCATGCCACTCAAAATTTTGGTGGACAGGTTCTGAATCCATCAGTTTATAAGAGCACCAATAGGAACGGAAATCATGCCCAATCGCCCCTTCTTCAAGATGCGTCAATATATCGCAGGCAGACGTGTTAAAATCGACAATTCGGTTATTGGCATCTATTACAACGACACCATCAGGCATACTCTGGAATACACGTTCCTTCGCCAAAGGAACCAACTCAAACAGGCGAGACGAGAACATTCCCCAGAATACAAGCAGAGTGGAAACGCCAAGAGTTATTGGTATCGGTTCAATTGGATACCTTAATTGACCTGTCAAATACATAGTATAGACTGCCATTGGAAGGACAATAGCAATTACGAATAGAAAAATCTGTTTCCGATAAGTTTTTCTTATAGTAAGACCTCGCCAAACAAGAAGGCATAAAGCCACAATCATACAAGTTACTGAGTAAGCTGCATGCATCGCATACCAAGGCCCTGGTGTAAAGAGGAACAGAGATAAGATGTATGTCTTATCCATAGCAACAGTTCTATGCAATAAGTGATGATAGTTATTCGTCCAGCAAGCCAAGGTCGTCAAAAGCGGAACGACAAACAACAGCTGATAAGAATTGCGGGATATTGACTGAAAAAGACCAAAATGACGAATGACCTGAATGAGTATAAGTGGTGGAATGAAAGGTAATGCGGCATATTGTACCTTGATCCAAAACAGCATCTCCGGCATCTGATTACTAAGCAGTTCAAAAACATGGCCAACAGAATAAACCGCTATACAGCTGGATAGTATGATGAAAAACGTTGCCCCGTTAAATTTCTTTCGCATCAAGAAAACATATACTGCAAGAATAAAAGAAATGATACCCGACAAATCAATCATGATGAGATGGGGATACAATGGTGAGTTCATAGTAACACTCCCGCAGTTCATATAGGTCTATTATAACACTTATTTAACAGTGTCATGACACTTATATGTGTCAAAAATTCATCAGAAGGTCATGTAATTTCATCGAAAATATTATAGAAAAACGGACACATGGCATTCCCAGCCAAGTGTCCTATCCCTCTTAAATTCGCAACGTCTCTTCTTCTATCAGTTTAAACCCTTCAATCATCGTATCTTCCTCTACCTCAATAAGCAGGCATCTCCTGCCATTGAAATTGATTTGACGGACGTATCTCAAATCCTGTGGGCTGATTGCAATATCCGCTACCTTTGTTTTGATTTTAATCGACTTCGTATTGTAATTCGGTACAACGTTGCTCGCTTTCAGCTCATATTTCTCATCGTCAATAACAGTCTGAAATGCTGCTTGGACCTTCTCCGTATCAACATCGGCAATTCCGCTTGCTCTGAGCACCTTCTCCACTGTTCTCGAATCAAGTGTCTGTATTTGTTCCTCATCGTCTTCTTCATCTTCCATCAGGCGATTGATTTCCTCATAGACATTTGAGATGGTCGGTGTATCCAGTTCATCTCCTGCCACTTGCTTTACAATCTCCTCAAACACAGCCTTGTCTTCCTGTGCTGTAATGATATCTGAGCCGTTCAGTACCTCTTCAATAAAATGGACATCTGGCTGATTAGGCTTGCCAGCGGCATAGAGAACGTGATTCACGTCTGATGCACTATCCGTGAAAGAAGGATACAGGAAACCGCCAATTGGAGATGCCAGATTAATGATTGGATCCACAATGACATTTGACTTGAATGCCTTCTCTATATAATCAAAAGCAATCGCCTTCTTCGGCTCTTCAGTTACATTAAGACTGCAGAGGACGAATTTGTGGGTGAACACTTCATCACGTTCCTCGATTTCTGCGTCGCCCCCGTGCTTCTTCGTCGGCTTGAAAAATTCTCCCCGGATGAACGTAACAACGAGGTCTTTGTCATACTGCCTGTCCTTGACCATCTTCTCTGCAAGGTCTAACATTGCTTCCTTCCAATCTTCCGCCTCATCCGCCTGCAGTCCTTCGAAAAGGAGATCCTGCGCGTGATTCTCAGTATAAGTATCCGGCTCACGCTCAAACTTCACATCGAACAGCTTCACATCCGGTTTTCCTGTCAGCACTTTTTTGAAGTTTGTCAAAAACAGTTCCTGCTGCTCCCGCTCCAGTACTTGAAAAGGTCGGATCTCCTCATGATAAATCTCACTGCTTTCTTTCCTAATGTATACATTGAATATATGTGAAATCGTTAGCAGATCATTATCCACCTTAAACTGCCTGCGAATTGCTGCAATATCCTTCTTGTTCATATGTAAATCCTCTCCTTGGCCATTAACTCAGTTCTTTCTGTACTACTAATTATACCAGCACTTGACGGAGAAACTTGTCGGAAACCGCTTATTCATTAATGAGGCATTTGCCGGTGCGAAAATAAAGAAAATGGAATAGATATGCATTTTAGCATCAAAATATATAGGAGGTGATCAAATGAAGCAAAAATTCTCCATAGTTTTTTGTCTAGCCTACTCGTTGTTCATGGCCTACCTCGCACTTCAATTCTCTCAGGCTGAAGATCAGGTAAAAAGTATGCTCGTCGCAGGCTCTGGAGTTGTACTCGGACTTATTCCCGCCATCCTGGTGAAGTGGACGAGAACCCCGTTTAGCAGCCTCATGAACATCTCATATATCGCCTTTCTATTCAGTTCACAGTATCTTGGCACAATC is a window from the Aciduricibacillus chroicocephali genome containing:
- a CDS encoding DUF4317 domain-containing protein, which gives rise to MNKKDIAAIRRQFKVDNDLLTISHIFNVYIRKESSEIYHEEIRPFQVLEREQQELFLTNFKKVLTGKPDVKLFDVKFEREPDTYTENHAQDLLFEGLQADEAEDWKEAMLDLAEKMVKDRQYDKDLVVTFIRGEFFKPTKKHGGDAEIEERDEVFTHKFVLCSLNVTEEPKKAIAFDYIEKAFKSNVIVDPIINLASPIGGFLYPSFTDSASDVNHVLYAAGKPNQPDVHFIEEVLNGSDIITAQEDKAVFEEIVKQVAGDELDTPTISNVYEEINRLMEDEEDDEEQIQTLDSRTVEKVLRASGIADVDTEKVQAAFQTVIDDEKYELKASNVVPNYNTKSIKIKTKVADIAISPQDLRYVRQINFNGRRCLLIEVEEDTMIEGFKLIEEETLRI
- the gnd gene encoding decarboxylating NADP(+)-dependent phosphogluconate dehydrogenase; translation: MPNTIGVIGLGVMGSNIALNMASKGEKVAVYNYTRDLTDKLMNQAGEAALEPYYDVERFVQSLEKPRKVFLMVTAGAPIDSVIESLTPYLESGDIIMDGGNSHYEDTERRYNDLQTKGIGYLGIGVSGGAEGALHGPAIMPGGDKEDYEKAAPILTKIAAQVDGIPCCTYIGPEGSGHFVKMVHNGIEYADMQLIAEAYTFLRQRLSLPVEEIANIFGTWNEGELQSYLIEITENILRKKDEETGKPLIDFILDKAGQKGTGKWTSLQAIDNGIANSIITEALFARYISALKDQRVKASSILNGPDSAVEPLDKKAWIEYVRQALYMGKICAYAQGFTQYKATSELHNWNLPLKEIALIFRGGCIIRAQFLNTISAIYEENPNLDNLLIAPYFAEKTREYQKGLREVVCEAVQTGIPFPSLSTALTYYDSYRTANSSASLLQAQRDYFGAHTYERNDREGVFHTDW
- a CDS encoding histidine kinase N-terminal 7TM domain-containing diguanylate cyclase, with amino-acid sequence MNSPLYPHLIMIDLSGIISFILAVYVFLMRKKFNGATFFIILSSCIAVYSVGHVFELLSNQMPEMLFWIKVQYAALPFIPPLILIQVIRHFGLFQSISRNSYQLLFVVPLLTTLACWTNNYHHLLHRTVAMDKTYILSLFLFTPGPWYAMHAAYSVTCMIVALCLLVWRGLTIRKTYRKQIFLFVIAIVLPMAVYTMYLTGQLRYPIEPIPITLGVSTLLVFWGMFSSRLFELVPLAKERVFQSMPDGVVVIDANNRIVDFNTSACDILTHLEEGAIGHDFRSYWCSYKLMDSEPVHQNFEWHEQIVSKYFQVLIVPLFQNKHYVGKTITMRDITTQKLMEEELKRLAYTDVLTNISNRAYLLKKSETQLNLIKENGGNFSCILFDIDHFKDINDTYGHEKGDEALIHIVETIRSELTPDMIFGRYGGEEFVVSLPGTDLEEASKYAELLRKAIESSPLEMDDLIIRLTASFGVAALDGQTSTMKELLRKADQALYAVKAGGRNAVFLAVDNTIWHYDPAEEMNKNIEKTPVPERF
- a CDS encoding GntP family permease, which produces MPLLIVVVGIILLLILIMALKLNTFISLLIVSFVVALMLGMPLENIVKTVETGLGGTLGHLALIFGLGAMLGKLIADSGGAQRIAMTLVNKFGEKRIQWAVVVASFIIGIALFFEVGLVLLIPIVFAIARELKVSVLFLGIPMATALSVTHGFLPPHPGPTVIAGEYGANIGEVLLYGFIIAIPTVIIAGPLFTKLARKLVPDSFTRVGNIASLGEQKTFKIEDTPGFGISVFTAMLPVILMAIATIISLMQKTMNFHEGHFIKIVEFIGDASTAMIISLLVAVYTMGIRRNIPMQNIMDSCSTAIANIGMMLLIIGGGGAFKQVLIDGGVGDYVAKLFEGSSMSPILLAWLIAAILRISLGSATVAALTTAGLVIPLLGQTDVNLALVVLATGAGSLIASHVNDAGFWMFKEYFNLSMKETFATWTLLETIISVCGLVFVLFISLFV
- a CDS encoding TetR/AcrR family transcriptional regulator, coding for MDTKALLIEEAKNLFQQKGYKGVGLNEILKECEITKGALYHHFPNGKEELLISCLQSMQEEITTDIDMIFQQHSSTLTATKTLVDKLTAELDSGNKIAGYTFSSIVSEISSLSEPVRNACTALYEEIQKIYFKKLLNDGYPEEEAASLSLFMTVSIEGAMTLCLAKDSTLPLSNINAILPRLLKD
- a CDS encoding DHA2 family efflux MFS transporter permease subunit translates to MTALLIAGFVGLFSETALNIALGKLGNIFNVSPTTIQWLATGYFLTLGILVPVTGILMKKFTTRQMFLTSLILSIIGTTLAALAPAFGILLAARVIQAAGLAIVLPLTQNVIFTIFPPEKRGGAMGIMGLVILAGPAFGPTLAGLILDTMSWHWIFWTTMPFLLFSLVFGSFFIPNVNETRDISIDFLSVALSTIGFGSVVFGFSSGGERGWTDPFVITSIIVGILGLVLFAIRQKMMESPILNLHAFRFKQFSLGLTMNIITFLSMLSMLVLLPMFMQLSLKVSPFVTGLTLLPGSILSCLLAPVIGKMFDKYGPRVLITPGTILVVVGYVLYSQYGTGTAIWMIVMTHIIMNIGIGMVLPSVQTNTLNALPKQYYPDGIAITQTSQQVSGAVGIAVMVSIFASQQASSLSNGASLSVATADGVAFAFALSLGLSILNIVLSLFLRDTQQTVQTEKRAG